CCAACATCAGTGTTTCATAATTGACATGTCTACCAACACTCCTCTTCTGCACTCTTATCATTAATAACAGCCTGCCCACCCCTCATGATAATTAATACATAATCAGATATATGCTGTGAAAATGACTGCCACTTGACATATATCTCCTCTGGAGGATTAAAGCAGTGTTATAACACTTTATGTCAGTCAGTCCTGACAACCGCCACAACCCTCGCTCTCAGCTCATCTGTTTCATGCTAAAAAAGCGCAATCAGCTAATGAGTTTCTCTGGCCTACAATTAATCATGCTAATGAGCTCCACCCAGCACAGATAATCAACTACCCTCACCATAAAAGCCATTTAAGGAAAAGTTTGGTGCTTGACTTGTGAAAGATGCAGGCATCTCTGCCTCCTTTCTCCtactcctctctttttcttcattcattctctTCCCTGCCTCTCGCTTTTTATCTGCTCCTCTGTACTTTCCATACAGAGTTCATTATCATCCTCTTCACTCCTTTCCTCGCTACTCCCTTCTCAATCTTcttttcagtttgcattttgCACATCCCTTATGCTCCTTCAACATCTttccatcttctctcctctttcctttcaTCCTCGGctttactatgtaaagtgccttgagataagtTAAcgttatgatttggcgctatacaaataaaattgaattgaaactgAATTGCTCCTTCCTCCCTTAATTATCAGCCCACCTGTCCTTCATACGCCCCTGAATCCCCCCCCCATGCACTCACCAGTACTCCTTCCACTGGTCCTCCTCGAAAATGGCCTCTGGGATGGGATCGATCAGCACCAGGTCTGACACTTGCCTGAAGACAAtgacaggacacacacaaatacactccGATGAGGAAAGACTCATTGACCGTCCACTTTACCCTCCTGGCCTGGGCCTTAATGAGTGTGAGatggatgatgtcatcacatcTGTCATCCTGTAGATTTGTCTGTCCTGCGTCCCCACAGAAAGATAACCACACGTATACCACATCCAGGAGCAATATTTCCATTTGGAAAGGTGTCATCCACTCACCACTACTTAATTTTCCCtcttaacagcagcagcatcgtgcctgattaaataataaatctttCATTCCCGGTACATCCTACTTGTCACGTTAATCACCACGTTGTCTCTGAGACGACTGAGTTATTGGGGTTGAAGGGACGCTGCAATATATTTAGTTAACTGTAAGTTCAAGAGGCACATCATTCTATCCTATGCTATGTTTAAATGTTCCACAGATTTGCAATCTTAAAcaggagatatatatatatatttttaattgtttaacaTTGTTTAACTGATTTGAATATGAAAATTAAATTTGACTATTTGATTATTAAATTGGCTTTgcagaatacattttattaaaactttttatGAAAGCTTGGCAGAGGTTACTTGTAAGAGGCAAGTAAAAATGTAGTCGTCAAAATGAAAGTAGGTGAGGCCAAGATATCTTTGCTCTTAATCCTAAATACAGGCCAGGGTCCAAAAGCAGCATCgcctacatttcccacaatgcaacacttTCTGTCTGGTACCTGTCCACGTCTGTGGTTTTGAACACAGCCTCCTTTTACAAAGGCATGGCTTTAAGcgttttcattttgaaagagcatttaaaaactaaaacatcctCCAGCCACATGAGCGGTTTAGCTTTGTATGTGTAATAATCCATGTCCAttctaacacacctgaaaatccATATCGCGTAACCATTCACGTTCCCTGGCATGTGAGTGCTGTTGCAATCAGGAAGTTAATGCTCTACTCATCAGTTGGTTGCTTACTTACAGAAAAGACACGAGACAACAATTTCGAAAAGTAagagcagggtttttttttctttgactgacGATGAGGTGGAACTTTAAGTGCAATGCTTTGCCTTCACCTCTGGTAGTCAATCAGGAAAGAAGAGCGAGTGACTGTGTGAAATCACAGTTTCTGCCCATCCAGACTACAGCGCAGCCCTGGAGTTTCCAAACTAAAATGGcgccagcagcatttccaaacgtATCTGTTTTAGGTGCTCAAAAACTTTGGAGTAGTGTTGATGGCAGGAGTAAATGTAGAAAcggtgttgttttttaaaactaaaatggcagCTAAGTAAATGCTTGTTGAATTTTGTATGATGGCCCTGACACCGGCTGAATTGCATCAACAATAAATCGGTATACTCCAAGTGTAGCTCAGAAGGAGATTTACCATCAATGTACAATACTTACGCATCGTGAATGTGGCTGTAGAACCTGCCATTGAAAGCACCAAGCTCGGAGCCCACAAGGATGAAGGGTTTGGCAATTCCAGCAGCCTGCAGGAGCCGGTGCAAATCATCCACCATCCTGGAAGACAACAACACTCATTTTTCTCTGTACAAAACCAGGGCAGTCTGAAAACTGGGCCAGGAGGGTTATTTATTCAGCAAGGTGATACAAGGACTCCCAACATGAAAGATGAATGCAACAGGACATCGTTAGTCTCATTAATCTCGGAACTGCTCTCACAGGTTTATTAAGAACATAGTGGAGAGTTATTAGTAAGATCCAGAAATGAGCTAGAGAGAGAAGggcaaaaaaattaattaattctgAACAACTGAATGAAACTATGAAGTATTTTCACACATGGTACCTACAAACAGGACTGCTGAAACCCATATGACAGCATAAAGGAGGGCACTGCTGGCTCCTCTGTGCTGCTaaacactgtatatatatataagtttgcTGGTGAGGACATATCATCAGAGATGCATGATGAGCAGCTCCTCTCAGAGAGCCAGCTGTCGTCCTGGGTTTGCCGAGCTTATAAATCAAAACTGAGGAGGCACATACAAATGAAAAGTTTTCACGAGACTTTAGGCCAAGCGGTCATCAAACTCCTTGAGATATTGATCTCTGGGAAATTGCCTGCATTTCAAAATGTGTGGCTGCCAGATGCCAAGGTAAACTATACTGCTGACCTTTTGCTGAACGACGTCTGGTCATCTGTTGGGCAGATTTAAGACTCAACAAATGCGTTACCGTGTCAGAGGCCGGAAGATTACAGCCCAGTCCCTCAGCAGCATAAGGCAGGGGTGGGCATGAAGGAGGAAAGCAATACACCAGGTTTTCCTACACAACGTCCCTAATGGCCACTTTATCTAGGGAATGTTGATTCCCTGTGGATACTTACTCTGCTCTAATCCAGTTCTGGCTGTACTGTAGTGAAGCAGAATAGTTTTTTAACTTGACACTTTTTTATTATCGATGAGAACCAGAGTTGACCTCATACCTAATAATGGTTATTCGTCAATTAATAGATATGCCAATCAACAGTAACTGTATTGCCAGTTTATGTTGATAATCAATTCATACTTTAAATTATTATCAGTTAATTATCAATTTCTGATTCCAGCTTCTCAGACgattttttgatttttctctgttatatttcactttgaataaaaaatacagttggATTTTAAATTGTTGGTCAGACAGAACAGGCAGTTGGAAATAATACTGGagatttcacttttcttcagacattttttgaccaaaattcaaaatgtattcatcCGAAAAAATTATTAATCAGTGGTTACAGCTTCTCAAAAGTAAGGACgtgctgcttttcttcattttttgtGAACTAAATACAGAGGTAAGAGAAGTAGCTGCCCATTTGCCTTTTATTATgcacatgcacaggtgacaccATTCTTGACCTTCATCAGCTGCTTCTTTTGATGAGGAGAAGGTAGAGTATATGAGTGTATTGCTGTTTCTCCTGCCACACATGACCCTGACGCACACCAAGACCATTTTTCCTCTCGCAGCACTTAGGCTACAGTGTCCTGGAACAAACACTGTAGGTCACCATAGAAACTGAAGAGGTGCAGTTACAACAGGCCTGTTTCACATGAGGAATGCCCCCCACAGTACTGTGAATCTGGCTCCCCCCAATCAACACTTATGAAATCAAGATTCACCTGCGCTTCACACTACAGTGCTGTACATCTGGCCTGCATATCATTTACGATTTCCAAATATTCAGCAACTACAGGTAAACAAGACAGACGGCCCTGCATATGTAAACCATCCTACTCACTCTGCCGGAGTGCAGTTCATGATAATGAAAGGACTGATACAAGTAGACTCTGGGCACAGTGACTGAACAGCCCGTGTGTTAGAGGGAATCAGGATAAATGCCAATTAAAGTAACTCTCACCGTCCAGTTGTTGACATCCCCCAAACTTTCTCAGTTCCTGTGGTCTCATTCTGCATCAGCCGCTTGCTGAAGCCAAGTCCCATTCTGTCATAGGTGCAGACCTGAGCAGTGTGACAAACTCAGGTTTAGAATATTTTTTGAAGAACCTCATGACACATACACATAAGAGACTCTCACTACACACCCTGCCCTTTCTCATCCTGCAGAGGCCCATTAGAATGCACAATGGTTGAATTTAATATATAAGGTAAATAtggtggtgtgtttgtgttagaaACTGATGTTGTGATGCAGTTCTTCAGATGGATCTTCCCCATTAAGCCTGTGACCTCATTTGGGTCACATTTCAGACAAACAACATGGGACAGGCTGTCAGCCCCGACTTTGTGCTGTGCTGAGTCCTTGTTGAGCAGAGACAATGTGGCAAAGCCATTGCAAGGACTGGCCTTAGGTGGCACTGACAAATAATAACATGGCCACATAAATAGAAGCTGAATCCACAGAAGGACAAACCAATGGCAGAAAGCTAACTCACCCTCAGTGTATGTTATGAATGGGATTCATCTGAGATATTTATTGAAGCTCTGATGAGCTACTTTGGTTTAACAGAGTAAATACACTCAAAACACTACATAATTTCCCCACCTTTGTTAGTGTAGCCACATTTTCTTGGACATGAAACCAGACGTCTGACGACATTCCAGTTGGTGCATCCAGTATAACTGAAGAAGGACAAAATGTTTAGGCTGagctaaaacacaaacaagccaCAGGAAAATGATCAATGGCAGATTcgaagaaaatgtattattaccAACTGGTGTTCCTTGTCCTTTACACAAAAGATGCATCTTCTGACCCAAACTGACATCAACAATCTGGCCATctgaacaggagagagagaacaatacATGAAACagaggatttgtttttcactccAGGAACTTAATAACAAGCTGCTAATAGAGGCAGTTGATACAGCAAAACCCACTTAACAGGtaaatattgaatttaattaaaaagaacaATGGCTGTGTTGTACTTAGATGAGAGAACCTTTGGGCAAGAGcatctgtccttctctctgcaGCGATGCATAGTTGAGGAAAGgagggatgaggatgatgaggagtaAACACTTTCCAATATTTATGAGCACAGAACGGTAAGACAATCTGCCTTTAGCTTCAGCCTGGCGCTGGGGTCTTTGGTCTGGATCCTGGTTTACAtaagagaagaaaatgtgatgtgaacACACATTAACCTCTtctgttacaaacacacacacacttataaacatacatacatttatcaTGCACTGTGTGATGCATTCTCAAACATTAATATTGTAAAGGGGTCTGATCATTCCCAAATTAATTCTGCAGTGTGACAATAACATACAGAAGTTAACCTAGGAGAATTGTTCTTGATGTTTTGAAGGGTATTCACAATATTCATCAATTTAATGTTTggtatattttgtatatttacgGCACTTTGCAGTTAAATGACTACATGCAAACAATTTTTTAAAGCATCCTTACTTTAAATCAAGTGCTTTAAACATTTGCACAGTACCAGACGTATTCATTCACTTCTGCCCATctctatttgtgtgtttgcaattTAGGTTATCATTCCATGCACTGCAATGATAgtcaaacatcatcaacacccATAAGTCAACTAAGGGCACCAGGGTTAACCACCTTATATTGTAGTGGATGACCATCTCACCCTGTAATTTGCAAACTGCTGGGAGATATTGTTACTTCATTGTCCAGGATGTCCGCCGAATAACAGAACTGATGCAATAGATTCTTGAGAacaatacatatttaatatattcaaaGGGATTAAGATATAAATAAGCAAACACTGATTCAAATGtgagtgtttttaatgtaattcaGCTCCATTCCTCTCTGGACGCGTTCTAACACAGCGTCATGCTCCACACAACACCAGAGTGCTGTGAGATCGGTTGATGACAGAATGGAAACGTCGGTATCAGACATACTGTGATGAGAGTGTCTGATTTGAgcaggttagcatgttgtcagCTAA
This region of Paralichthys olivaceus isolate ysfri-2021 chromosome 13, ASM2471397v2, whole genome shotgun sequence genomic DNA includes:
- the LOC109631958 gene encoding uncharacterized protein — encoded protein: MRRRPEAQASSSEPARADKKDPDQRPQRQAEAKGRLSYRSVLINIGKCLLLIILIPPFLNYASLQREGQMLLPKDGQIVDVSLGQKMHLLCKGQGTPVVILDAPTGMSSDVWFHVQENVATLTKVCTYDRMGLGFSKRLMQNETTGTEKVWGMSTTGRMVDDLHRLLQAAGIAKPFILVGSELGAFNGRFYSHIHDAQVSDLVLIDPIPEAIFEEDQWKEYWYGKLLPSFQARQFSAATGLSRMLIILGAIEPTVTGKNVSEEVIQLQKYLLSNPAHQSSAVDEHYFVNESAAQVRDITKFKPLSSRVSVSVITGDSFDEQIPEHLNQMVAKLQKKFLEESYPSANQIHIKGADRRMIYKKPSAISQHLRRLINQRQAKQQSE